In Nicotiana tabacum cultivar K326 chromosome 19, ASM71507v2, whole genome shotgun sequence, one DNA window encodes the following:
- the LOC107779191 gene encoding 11S globulin seed storage protein Jug r 4, translating to MASNWLSFSLSFLLVLHGTFAQQRYQQQQGECQLNRLSPQEPTVRIQAEAGVTELWDPNNQQFQCAGVSLIRHVIQSRGMLLPSYVNTPLLAYVERGRGFYGIMQSGCPETFQSSQQMQQGERGAGSRFQDRHQRIGQFRQGDIIAFPAGAAHWVYNEGNEELVLVVLEDSSNNANQLGRTSRRFFIAGNPQQGQQQQQQGQYGGRSLRREQFQSGNVFNGFDVQVLAEAFGVDQETARRLQGQEDQRGHIVNIQQGLRVVRPPFSQEQEEREERQEQGQYGPRMNGIEETICSAKVRQNIDNPSRADIYNPHAGRFTTVNSLTLPILSFLRLSAARGVLYRDSIMAPHWVTNAHKVIYITKGESRIQIVDHRGQAVLDDRVRQGQVVVVPQNYAVVKHAETEGCEWVEFNTNDNAMINTLSGRTSAIRGLPVDVIANSYQISRDEARRLKFNREETLIFRSSGRARSSERVAAA from the exons ATGGCTTCTAACTGGCTCTCTTTCTCCTTGAGTTTCCTTCTGGTATTGCACGGTACCTTTGCTCAGCAAAGATACCAACAGCAGCAAGGCGAGTGCCAACTCAATAGACTTAGCCCTCAGGAACCCACCGTCCGCATTCAAGCCGAAGCTGGAGTCACTGAGTTATGGGACCCAAATAACCAGCAGTTCCAATGTGCTGGCGTCTCCCTAATTCGCCACGTCATCCAGTCTAGGGGAATGCTGTTGCCTTCTTATGTTAACACTCCCCTACTTGCCTATGTTGAACGAG GTCGAGGATTTTATGGCATCATGCAATCTGGATGCCCAGAAACATTCCAGTCATCCCAGCAAATGCAGCAAGGTGAAAGGGGTGCAGGTTCAAGATTCCAAGATCGCCACCAGAGAATTGGACAGTTTAGGCAGGGTGACATTATTGCCttccctgctggagctgctcactGGGTTTATAACGAAGGAAATGAGGAGCTTGTTCTTGTTGTTCTTGAAGATAGCAGTAACAATGCCAACCAGCTTGGTCGCACTTCAAGG AGGTTCTTCATAGCTGGAAACCCACAACAAggacagcaacaacagcaacaggGACAGTACGGTGGCCGCAGCTTGCGCAGGGAACAATTCCAATCTGGAAATGTTTTCAATGGCTTTGACGTACAGGTCTTGGCCGAGGCATTTGGCGTTGACCAGGAGACAGCCAGGAGACTTCAGGGACAGGAAGACCAGAGAGGCCACATTGTTAACATTCAGCAAGGACTCAGAGTTGTGAGGCCACCATTCTCACAGGAACAAGAGGAGCGTGAAGAGCGACAAGAGCAGGGACAATACGGTCCTCGCATGAACGGAATTGAGGAAACCATCTGCTCCGCTAAAGTCAGGCAGAACATTGACAACCCCTCACGTGCTGATATCTACAACCCACATGCCGGACGCTTCACCACTGTTAACAGTCTCACTCTGCCAATCCTCAGCTTCCTCCGACTTAGCGCTGCCAGGGGAGTTCTTTACAGA GATTCAATCATGGCACCACACTGGGTCACCAATGCACACAAGGTGATCTACATAACAAAGGGAGAATCAAGGATCCAGATAGTGGATCACAGAGGACAAGCAGTGCTAGATGACAGAGTCCGACAGGGGCAGGTTGTTGTGGTGCCACAGAACTACGCTGTGGTGAAACACGCTGAGACCGAAGGTTGTGAGTGGGTAGAATTCAACACCAATGACAATGCCATGATCAACACTCTGAGCGGCCGCACTTCTGCTATCAGGGGACTGCCTGTGGATGTGATCGCCAACTCATACCAGATTTCAAGGGATGAGGCAAGGAGGCTAAAGTTCAACAGGGAGGAAACTCTCATTTTCCGCTCTTCAGGAAGAGCTCGCTCATCCGAGAGAGTTGCTGCTGCTTAA